Part of the Nitrospirae bacterium CG2_30_53_67 genome, CCATTTAGTGGGTAAAAAGGGTTCGAGGATTCGAGGGGTCAAGGGGTCAAGTGAAATACTGATACCGGTAAACCGAGTACAAGAACGCAAGCAAAATCTCCAGAGAAAAGCACTCGACCCCTTGACCCCTCGGACCTTCGGCCCCTGATGTTTTCACCCACTCTTTTGGAGATGATCCATATTTAATTTTATGGGGGAAAGGACTGTTACTTCATTTTTATTCTTGACATAGTGTTTACGTAAATATACAATTATGTATATTAAAATAAAAGGATCGCCCATGAAGCCCTTTTCGTCACGCTTGATTCAAGACCTGGAGATTTTCCAGCTTCTCATCCTGGATATGATTTATTCTCAACCGATCTCCCTTAAGCTCCTGTTTCAGGGGGGCACGTGTCTGCGCTGGGCCTACTCCGGGACGCGGTATTCCGAAGATCTGGATTTTTTGGGGAAGACTTTGGAGAAACAGGAGATCCGAGTCCTCACACAGACCCTTGAAAAAGGACTGGAGAAAAAGATCCCGGTGCAGTTCGGCCCCGGTTCACTCGAGATCACCGGAGGGGAAAAGGTAAAGGGATCGCTTCACACGATCTGGGTCAAGTACCGGCGTGAGGGAGAGCGAAGCAAAATGGCGGTGAAAATCGAGATACAGGAGGCCGAGTGGAGGGAGGCCGAGCGCTTTGTTCTCCGTCAGATCCCGGAAGTCAACCGCTTTCTGCGTGAGGCGGCGATCCGTGTGCCCTTCGGCAGAAGTGTCGTTCTCTGCGCACCGGCGCCGGAGATCCTGGCGGAGAAGATCAAAGCGCTGGTGGAGCGGCCCTATGTGAAGGGAAGGGACCTGTACGATATCTGGTTCCTGACGCGTACACTTCGCGTGGCCGCGCCGCCCGAATTGATTGTGGAGAGGACAAAGGCATATCCGGGGAGGTTTGCTCCCAAACGGAGCCTGCGCTTCTTCCTGGATCCCAAGGAAAGCAGGAGACTGCTGAATGGAGTGGATGAACTGCGCCGGTTCCTTCCTCCGGAGGAGTTGGAATACTTTAAAGAGCGGGGCTACAAAGAGATCCTGTCGGCGGTTGAAACAACCCTGAAGGATCTGTTGGAGCAGGGACTTCATGAAAGGATCATCGGCTGAGATGAAACATAGGGGCCGAACACCGGCGGGCGAACTTCTTTCACGGCTTCCTGAAGTGTTCGGAGTCAGGGAGCTTGAAAAGTTTCTCCGTTATCCGGCCCAATGGCTGGTCCGCTCTACCGCTTCAGGAAAGATCGTTCGTCTCCAACGGGGGACCTATTGGAACCGATACCGGTATCCGGGCCTGACCGTTCCCTATCTTGCCTGCCACATCAGGGAGGCCCCTTCCTATATCTCCTGCGAGTGGGCGCTTCATGACAGAGGGATTCTGCTTCAACGCCCGTTTGTCTGCTCGGTGGTTACACTGAGTACATCCGTGGGGCGGGAACGGCAGATCCGCCTGATGGGTGAGATCATCGAATTCTCCCACATTTCAAAGAGACTTTTCTGGGGTTTTGAGTCCGTTGAGGGATATTTCCTGGCCACGGCGGAAAAGGCGTATCTCGACACGCTCTATTACGGCAGAGACCCGGAAGAGTGGGGAGAACTGGAGAAAGACGCTCTCAACCCTGAAGCGCTCCGGGACATGGCGGAGAAGTTTCCGCAGTGGGTCGTAAAATTTCTTGGGGTCAGACATTGATAATTAGATATTAAAACAACACGCATGCATCCATAAATATATGTTGAAGAAGATCGTTGAAAGATTTTGAGATGATCCTAAATTATTAAAGCGCTTCTGGAGGGGCAATAGATTAAATATCAAATTATCAATGTCTGACCCCAAACATTATGCCTCCACGGCAAACAGGATTTCCTTTTCTGCCCTGGATACAACATCTCCCTTCTCTGAAGAATCGATCCGGATGTAGTTCTCAGTCGGGACCTCGGTGACGGGTTCCGCGATCTGCTTCTGTGCCTGATAGATATCCCACCTTCCGTCCGAAGGGACGCCGGCTTGCTGCAGGCGGAGTGACAGCCGCCGCTCGACCTCCTGTTCCGGGCAGGTGACCTCGATGATGAAGAAGGGGACCCCGATCTGCTCTGCGATCCGGCAAGCCCGCATCCTGTCATCTCTTTTCAGGAAGGTTGCATCCAGAATCACGGACTGTTCTTTTTTTAATGTTTCCTCGGCCTTCTGCATGAGGGTCTGATAGTTCCGCCGGGTGAACTCCGGAGAGTAGATCCCCTGGTCGAAGGATTCAAACCGGTGTTCCTCCAAGGGAATACCGGCAAGCTCCTTTCGGATCCGGTCACTCTGAAACAGGGCTGCATTGAGTTCCCTGGAAAGGGGCTCGGCCACCGAGGTCTTCCCTGCCCCGGTCAGGCCGGTCATAATCATGAGGTACGGTTTGGAAGATGCATATGAATCGGCTAGGGTGAAATAGGCCTGGGCCGAGGCGAGAGCGGCCTTCCGCTCCTCGTCGGATGTGTATATGTCATTGTAGTTGAAGCTTTCCACCTTGCCCCGAACGTAGGCGCGGTAGCACTTGTAAAAACGGATCAGTTTGAGCAGGTCGAGGTCATGCGTATAATCCACATAGGTCCGGACCAGATGGCGGGAGAGGCCTCTTGCCTCATGGAAGTCGAGATCCATGGCGAGAAACGCCAGGTCCGAGGCCACGTCAATATACCGGAACCTGCGGTTGAATTCCACGCAGTCGAAGATCACGATGGGATCTTCAATGCAGATGTGTTCCATGCGGATGTCGCCGTGGCCGTCGCGGATCTTGTTCTCCTGCATTCTCTTCCGCAGGAGGGGGGCGTGTTGCTCGATGAAGCGGCGGGTGAAATCTGAGATGCGGTGATATGCTTCGGGGCTGACGCAGGCGCCTACGAAGGATTCGCTCTGGCTGAAATTCTCTTCGGTGTTCTTGGATATGCGCTGGGGAGATCCGTAGATTGCGATCTCCGGGTCGGTATGGGCGCGGCTGTGAAATCCGATCAGGAGCAGGGCGATCTCACGGATCGTCTCTTCCCGGATCCCGCCTTCCTGGAGAAGGACATCCATCATCCGATCTTTGGGAAGGCGCCGCATCTTTACGGCGTATTCCACGGCGGCCCCCCCGGGCGCGAGGGTGAACCCGATGCCGGTCTTTCGGATCTCCACGACGTCGAGATAGACATTGGGGGAGAGCCGCTGGTTCAGCAGCACTTCCTGCTCACAGAAGAACTTTCGGGCGGACAGGCCGGTAAAATCCAGGAAGCCGAAATTCACGGGCTTCTTGACTTTATAGACAAACCGGTCGGTGACGAAGAGCGTGGAGATATGGGTCTTCAAAATCTCCACCCGGGAAGGATGCTCAGGGTAAAACACGGGGTCCTGCATGGCCTTCAGGAGTTCGGATTGATCCATATTTTTCTTTTCCTCCAGAAAAGAAAAATGTCCCAAGCAGATCTATAAGCCGGGTTCTGTATCCCATTTTCATGGGATGGTAATCATTCCTCTAGCCCTGATGTCGCCATCAGGGTCAAGCGACCTAACCCGGAGGCATCGGGCGGGCCACCCTCAAGCGCCTCCCTATTTGGTCTTGCTCCGGATGGGGTTTGCCAGGCTGCCCGGTCACCCGGACACCGGTGGGCTCTTACCCCGCCATTTCACCTTTACCCCGGACCAAGCCGGGGCTGTGTATTTTCTGTTGCACTTTCCTTCCCGTCACCGAGACTTCCCGTTAGGAAGCATCCTGCCCTGTGGAGCCCGGACTTTCCTCCCCGGTAAAACCGGGGCGATTACCCGATCTGCTTGGGATGGTGTCATTGTAGCGCGAAATGCGGATTTCGTAAAGGGATAAAGATCCACAGGGTCTGCGGACCCATAAAATAGAGAAACCGGCTTCAATGGTTGATTCAGTCAGGGATAACTTGATAAAAGTCATTTGACTTTTTGAAGGAAGCCGTATAAAAATGAATCAATTTCACCGCAATACGCTGGCATCTTTGAAGGAGAGATTTTGCCTGGAGCCGTCAGGGCCGCCGGAACCGACCGTTTCCGGAAACTGGTCAATGAAAAATTAAAACTCTTTAGAATATCGGATCAAACCTTCCTGATCATCACCGCCATTGCCGTGGGGCTGCTCAGCAGCGGGGCCTACATCCTGCTTAGAAAAGCCGTGGACTGGGTTCATGCCGTCATCTTCGTCGGGGGGCACGAGCTCCTGGGAATCGTCCAGGGCCATTGGACCCTGATTCTGGTCCCCCTGCTCCCTGTCGCCGGCGCCGTTCTCCTGATCCCCCTGTCGCTGATCTTCCCCGGAGAGGTCAACGGGTATGGATTCCCGAAGTTTTTGGAAAAGGTCAACATCAAGGGGGGGATCATCCGTTTGAGAAGTATCGTGATCAGCATCGCGGCCCCGGCCTTGACCATCGGAAGCGGGGGCTCAGCCGGACTCGAAGGCCCTATTGCGGTGATCGGCGGCGCGATCGGTTCGAATACGGGACAGCTCTTCAAGGTGTCGGGCAACCGGATGAAGGTGATGATCGCCTGCGGCACGGCCGGGGGGATCGCCGCGGCCTTCAACGCCCCCATCGCGGGGATCTTCTTCGCACTGGAGATCGTGCTCCTGGGGGACTTCACCCTATTGAGCTTCAGCCCGATCGTGATCTCCTCAGGCATCGCCACCGTGGTCTCCCGAGGATACTTCGGTGAGAACCCCATCTTTCAGGTCAGAACCTATTCCATGGTCAGCAACTGGGAACTCCTCCTCTACGTGATCATGGGGGTTGAGATCGGGATCTTGGCCGTGATCTATATCTACATGTTTTACCGCACCTCTGATTTCTTCACCTGCATGAAGCTTCACCCGCTGGCCAAACCGGTCCTCGGCGCGTCCCTTGTGGGATTGATCGGCATCTTCTTCCCTGAGGTCATGGGGCACGGGTATGAAACCATCAACAACGCCCTGCGAGGGGAGATCTTCTACGGGATCATGATCCTCCTCGCCTTCCTGAAGATCACGGCCACCTCCCTGACCCTGGGGTCCGGAGGTTCCGGTGGGATGTTCGGCCCATCCCTCTATATCGGGCTGATGATCGGCGGCGGATTCGGAGGGATCGTCCACCAGTTCTTTCCGGCCCACACCGCTCCCGTAGGGGCCTATGCCCTGGTCGGGATGGGGGCCTTTCTCTCCGCGGTGACCCACGCCCCGCTGACCGCGATCTTCCTCCTCTTCGAGATCACGCACGACTACCGCATCATCCTTCCCATTATGTTTGCAAGCGTGGTGGGGACCCTGATCGCCAGGACGATCAAGCACGAATCCATGGACACCGAGACCCTGACACGAAAGGGAATCAATCTCCATGCCGGAAAGGAGGTCAACATTCTCCGTTCCATCCAGGTCCGGGAGGTCATGAGCAAGGAGATGACCCTGATCCAGGAGGATATGCCCTTTGACGAGATCGTGAGGGTGGCCACAAGGAGCCACACCCTCTATTTCCCGGTAGTGAACCACAAAGGGAAAATGACCGGCATCCTCTCCTTTCAGGATATCAAGGAGTCGCTCTTCGAGGACGAGCTGAAAAAGTTCATCGTGGCCAAGGATATCTCCTATACGAATGTCATCACAGTCACCCCGGATGAGAACCTCGATTCCGTCATGGAGAAATTCGGGCGCATCGACATCGAAGTCCTCCCCGTGGTCGACCGGTCCGACCCTCAGAAAATTATCGGCATGGTCACCCGAGGGGACGTGGTCAGGACCTATAACCAGTCTATTCTGAAAAGAAAGATGTCCTATGGAGCATAATACAAACCCGGCACATCTCCTCGACGGCCTCAATCCCGAGCAGCGGGAGGCGGTCCTCCACGAGCAAGGGCCTCTTTTGATCCTAGCCGGGGCCGGGAGCGGGAAGACCCGCGTGATCACGCACAGGATCGCCTGTCTAATTCAGGAAAGGGGGGTCGGCCCCATGCAGGTCCTGGCCGTAACCTTCACGAACAAGGCGGCCGGCGAGATGCGGGAGAGGGTGGAGCGCCTGCTCAAACGCGACTGCCGGGGTCTCTGGATCAGCACCTTCCATGCCTCCTGCGCCAGGATCCTCCGGAGCCATATCTCCCTGCTCGGATATGCATCCAATTATGTGATCTACGATACGCAGGACCAGAAGGCCCTGATCCGCTCCTGCGTGAAGGAGCTGAATATCAATGAAAAGCTTTTTTCAGGCGATGCGATCCTCTCCAGAATCAGCCAGGCCAAGAACAGGCTCCTCGGTCCTTCGGAGTATGCCGCAGATGCCAAGAAATTCGGAGTAGAGGCCAAGACCGCCCAGGTCTTCGATCTCTATCAGAGACGGCTCAAGGAAAATAATGCCCTGGACTTTGACGACCTTCTCATGCTCACGGTCCGGCTCTTTCAGAACCATCCCGAGGTTCTGAGCATCTACCAGGAGCGGTTCCGGCACATCCTTGTGGACGAGTACCAGGACACCAACCACGCCCAGTACCGGCTCATCCGCCTCCTCTCGGAGAAGCGCCGCAACCTCTGCGTGGTGGGGGACGACGACCAGGGGATCTACAGCTGGCGGGGCGCCGACATCGGAAACATTCTCTCCTTCCGAAAGGATTATCCGGATCTCAAGGTCATCCACCTGGAAGAGAACTACCGGTCCACACAAACCATCCTGACCGCGGCCTGGCATGTGGTGCAGCAGAACCTTCAAAGAGAGCCCAAGAAGCTCTGGACCCGAGCCGGCCAAGGGGAACAGATCGAATACCATGAGGCTCCCGACGACGTAGAGGAGGCTGAAGCCGTCTCCCTGAAGATCCGGAATTTTCAGGCCGCCGGCAGGAGCCTTTCGGAGATCGCCGTCTTCTACCGGACCAATGCCCAGTCCCGAGTGCTCGAAGACGCCATGCGCCGTCACAGCCTCCCCTATGCCGTGATCGGAGGCTTCCGCTTCTATGATAGGAAAGAGGTCCGGGACCTCCTATCCTATCTCCGGGTGATTGCGAACCCGAACGACTCCGTCAATCTGCGGCGCATCCTCAATGTCCCGCCGAGGGGGATCGGGGCCGCCACACTAAGCCGGCTTTCGTCCTATGCCTCGGAACGCCGGATGCCTCTGTTTTCAGCCATGGACGAGATGGCCGCACGGAACCTGATCGTCGGCCGAGCAGGCAGGGAGGCCGGAGAATTCATACGGATGATCAAAAACCTGATCCGGGAAAAAGAACGGTCCGCCCCGTCTGAGATTCTCCAACAAATCGACAAGGCGATCCACTATACCGGCAGGCTGCAGGAATCCCGTGATCCCGTGGAAATCAGCAGGGCGGAAAATATCCGGGAACTCTACTCGGCCATCCGAGAGTTCGAAGAGATATCCGATGAAAAGACCCTGGAGGCATTCCTGGAGAGGGTCGCCCTGGTCTCGGATACGGACCAGATCGACCCCTCGCTTGGGACCGTCACCCTCATGACCCTGCACAGCGCCAAGGGCCTGGAATTCCCCGTGGTCTTCATGACCGGCATGGAAGAGGGGCTCTTTCCCCATAACAACAGCCTGAAGAGTGAATCAGGACTGGAGGAGGAACGAAGACTCTGTTACGTAGGACTCACCCGAGCCAAGGAGAAGGTCTTCCTCTCCTCGGCGGAATCCAGAAGGATCTACGGCTCCTACCGCGCCTGTATCCCGTCGAGGTTCATAGATGAGATCCCCAGAGAGTTCATATCCCGACCGGCCCGCACCCGGCGTCAGACTCCTTCGGCATCGCCGGAATTCAGCCGGATCGTCCCTTCGGTCCGGATCGAGAACGGTTTCCCCGTGGGGGTGCGTGTCCATCATCCCCTCTGGGGCATCGGCACCATCACCGAATCCGGCGCTTCCGACAAGGGGGCCAAGGTCACGGTCTATTTCCAGCGCGTGGGAACCAAGAAGCTCATCGCCGAACTTGCCGGATTGAAACGGATCTGAAACTATTCTTTTCGGATCAGCCTTGCTGCAAAAAAACCATCCGTGTGATGGAGATGCGGATAGGCATGGAAGTAACCCTGCTCATCGAACATTTCGAGGATAGCCGCTTCCAATTCTTTGGGCTTCTTCTCGATCGTAAATTCCGGTCTCTCTCCAAGGAATCTCCCGATGACCTCTTCATTCTCCTCGGGCTCCGTGGAGCAGGTGGCATAGATTAGCGTCCCCCCATCCCGGACAAACCGGCTGACATTCCGAAGAATGGATAACTGTCTTTCCTGATGCCGGATGAGATCCTCTGCGCTCTTGATCCACTTGGCCTCTGGGTGGCGCCGGATGGTGCCGAGCCCGGAGCACGGGGCATCGATCAGAATCCGGTCAAAGGGCTGAGCAAACTCGACGCGTGACGCGTCCCCGGTTTGCAGCGTCACACTTCGTATGTCGAGGCGTTTCAGGTTCTCCTGCATGCGCGCGATCTTGCCCTCTTCCATTTCGAGGGCGACAATCTCCCCGCGGTCTTGCATGAGCTGCGCAAGATGCGAAGCCTTGCCGCCGGGCGCGGCGCAGGCGTCCAGTATCCTTTCCCCGGGCTTGGCTCCGGACAAATGGGCCACGATCATGGACCCTGGGTCCTGGACATAGAACCATCCCTGTTGATAGCCGGGAAGGGTTGTGAGATCTCCTTGACCTGACACCTCGACTCCTTCAGGAACCAGGGGATGGGGGCGGGCCCCCTCGGCCTGCCCGGAGATCCGGCTGATCCATTCCTCTCTCGATATCTTCAGGGTATTGACCCGCAGGAAAAGCGGAGGGGGGAGGTTGGAGGCTTCCAAAAGACGCTCAGCCGTCCCGGCGCCGAAACGTCGGACCCAGCGTTCCACCAGCCATTCCGGAAAGGAATACGCGGCTTGGAGATAGGAGATGGTCAGAGATGGATCCGGAAGGGAGAGGTCTTCCCTTCTCCGGATCAGGTTCCTAAGGACTGCGTTCACAAACCGGACATGACCTTCATGCCCATACCTCCTGGCCAGTTCAGCCGCCTGGTCCACGGCCGCCCAGTCCGGGACCCGGTCCAGGAAAAGAATCTGGTAGGCGGCGAGCCGGAGGATGTTCCTGATCCTGACCGGCATCGCTTCAAGGGGGCGGCTTGCGATCTGTTGGAGAAAATAATCCACCCTCCCTCTCCACCGGAGCGTCCCCTTGATCAGGTTGAAGAGAAAATTCCTATCCTTTTCCCCGATGCCCCCTGCTCTGGAGAGATGCCGGTTCAGGACCTCGTCGGCAAAGCACGCCTCGGTTTCGACTTCCGTCAGGACATCGAGGGCGATCTGCCGGGAGGTCTCAGCCACGCATGGCCTCGAGCCTTCGGATCCTCTCCTCGATGGGAGGATGCGTGGAGAAGAGCGTGGCGATCCCCACGCCCCGCAGAGGATTCACAATGAACATGTGCGCCGTGGAGGGGCTGGCCTGCATGGGAATCCGCTGGGCGCTATGTGCAAGTTTTGAAAGGGCGCCGGCGAGATATCGGGGATTGCCGGAAAATTCGGCTCCGCCTCGGTCAGCGGCATACTCCCTGGACCGGGAGATGGCCATCTGAATGAGCATGGCCGCGATCGGGGCCAGGATCATCATGGCAATGGCGGCAATCCCTCCTCCGTCTCGGTCATTATCCCTGCGGCCGCCGAAGATCAGGGCCCACTTGGCCATGCTGGCGAGCATGGTGATCGCGCCGGCCAGGGTGGCCGCCATGGTCCCGATTAGAATATCCCGATGCTTGACATGTGAAAGTTCGTGGCCCAGGACGCCCATGAGTTCATTCCTGTCCAGGATCTGCAGGATGCCGGTGGTCACGGCCACGGCGGCATGGTTTGGGTTCCTCCCCGTGGCAAAGGCATTGGCCGCAGGATTTTCGATGATATACACCCTGGGCATGGGAAGCTCCGCCTTTCTCGTGAGCTGTTCCACCATCCCATACAGGTCCGGGGCCTCCGCCCTGGTCACCTCCTTGGCCTTGTACATGGCGAGCACGATCTTGTCCGAAAACCAGTAGGACCCGAAATTCATGACCAGCGCAAAGATCAAGGCGATCTTCATGCCGGAGGGACCGGCCATGGCGTTCCCGGCCAGGACCAGGAGAACAGTCAGGGCCGTCATGAGCAATGTAGTGCGAAAAACATTCATGATGATGACTCCTTATGCATTGAGTAAAAGGGTTTGAGGGTTC contains:
- a CDS encoding 16S rRNA (cytosine(967)-C(5))-methyltransferase is translated as MAETSRQIALDVLTEVETEACFADEVLNRHLSRAGGIGEKDRNFLFNLIKGTLRWRGRVDYFLQQIASRPLEAMPVRIRNILRLAAYQILFLDRVPDWAAVDQAAELARRYGHEGHVRFVNAVLRNLIRRREDLSLPDPSLTISYLQAAYSFPEWLVERWVRRFGAGTAERLLEASNLPPPLFLRVNTLKISREEWISRISGQAEGARPHPLVPEGVEVSGQGDLTTLPGYQQGWFYVQDPGSMIVAHLSGAKPGERILDACAAPGGKASHLAQLMQDRGEIVALEMEEGKIARMQENLKRLDIRSVTLQTGDASRVEFAQPFDRILIDAPCSGLGTIRRHPEAKWIKSAEDLIRHQERQLSILRNVSRFVRDGGTLIYATCSTEPEENEEVIGRFLGERPEFTIEKKPKELEAAILEMFDEQGYFHAYPHLHHTDGFFAARLIRKE
- a CDS encoding protease HtpX yields the protein MNVFRTTLLMTALTVLLVLAGNAMAGPSGMKIALIFALVMNFGSYWFSDKIVLAMYKAKEVTRAEAPDLYGMVEQLTRKAELPMPRVYIIENPAANAFATGRNPNHAAVAVTTGILQILDRNELMGVLGHELSHVKHRDILIGTMAATLAGAITMLASMAKWALIFGGRRDNDRDGGGIAAIAMMILAPIAAMLIQMAISRSREYAADRGGAEFSGNPRYLAGALSKLAHSAQRIPMQASPSTAHMFIVNPLRGVGIATLFSTHPPIEERIRRLEAMRG